A window of Corvus cornix cornix isolate S_Up_H32 chromosome 4, ASM73873v5, whole genome shotgun sequence contains these coding sequences:
- the LOC120409612 gene encoding LOW QUALITY PROTEIN: toll-like receptor 2 type-1 (The sequence of the model RefSeq protein was modified relative to this genomic sequence to represent the inferred CDS: inserted 1 base in 1 codon): MSIHAKHKSRTTHTWRVLAVYMILAANLSEQQALKQACPSCGTSQLCNCSSMGLDFVPLGLTARITVLDLAHNRIKHIRSQDLQQAVNLRVLQLQSNKISSIDEDSFQSLAKLELLDLSNNSLAHVSPVWFGHLFSLQHLHLQGNSYRDLGESSPFSSLRNLSSLHLGNPWFSVIRQGNFEGIELLHKLWIDGSNLSQYEQGSLKSIKTINHMIINIRNSNIFSDIVRDLLHSVAWLEVTEIKLPVEKKSLVQNSRRPFRIQKLTFKESFFTDQAISRAIVLLKEITSLKELEAVNCVLEGKGNWNMREIARSGQSFVETIMIINVVIQNFHLFFDLNGMESQINNLKRLTIASSNVFMVPCNISRSFSSLLYLDFHDNLLANNRLYETICEGSWPSLQTLNLSQNSLKFLEKTANCTSRLPKLTNLDISRNNFGEIPDVCEWPKTLKYLNLSSTQIPKVTACIPRSLEVLDVSANNLKEFGLQLPSLKELYLTKNQLKALPGAAPIPNLVALSVRRNKLNSFSKEEFESFKRMELLDASDNNFICSCEYLSFIHHEARIAQVLVXWPDEYVCDSPLAVRGAQVGAVHLSLMECHRSLVVSLICVLVFLVILLLVAVGYKYHVVWYMRMTWAWLQAKRKPKRAPPKDVCYDAFVSYSENDSDWVENTMVQELEQACPPFRLCLHKRDFVPGKWIVDNIIDSIEKSRKTLFVLSEHFVQSEWCKYELDFSHFRLFDENNDAAILILLEPIQSKAIPKRFCKLRKIMNTKTYLEWPAGEEQQQVFWENLKGALKS; this comes from the exons ATGTCCATCCACGCAAAACACAAATCAAGAACTACACACACCTGGCGAGTGTTGGCCGTCTACATGATCTTAGCTGCAAACCTCTCCGAACAGCAAGCGCTGAAGCAGGCTTGTCCTTCATGCGGTACCAGTCAGCTTTGCAACTGCTCTTCCATGGGCTTGGACTTCGTTCCCCTGGGACTCACGGCCAGAATCACAGTATTAGACCTGGCCCACAACAGGATAAAGCACATCCGATCCCAGGACCTGCAGCAGGCTGTGAACCTGAGAGTCCTGCAGCTGCAGTCCAACAAAATCAGCTCCATAGATGAGGACTCGTTTCAGTCCCTGGCAAAACTGGAGCTCTTGGACTTATCAAATAACAGCTTGGCTCACGTGTCCCCTGTGTGGTTTGGGCACCTTTTttcactccagcacctccaccTGCAAGGCAATTCCTACAGAGACCTGGGGGAGAGCTCCCCTTTTTCTAGCCTGAGGAACCTGAGCTCTCTCCACCTGGGCAACCCGTGGTTCTCTGTGATAAGGCAAGGGAACTTTGAGGGCATTGAGCTTCTGCACAAGTTGTGGATTGATGGTAGCAATCTCAGTCAGTACGAGCAAGGAAGTTTGAAATCAATTAAGACGATAAATCACATGATCATAAACATAAGAAATAGTAATATATTTTCAGACATTGTTAGGGATCTTCTGCACTCTGTCGCTTGGCTGGAAGTCACAGAAATCAAATTaccagttgaaaaaaaaagcttggtGCAGAATTCTAGACGTCCTTTTAGGATACAAAAACTTACATTTAAAGAATCTTTCTTCACAGATCAAGCTATTAGCCGAGCAATAGTGTTACTGAAGGAAATCACCTCTTTAAAAGAGTTAGAGGCAGTCAATTGTGTGCTTGAGGGGAAGGGAAACTGGAACATGAGAGAAATTGCGAGGAGTGGGCAAAGTTTTGTTGAaacaataatgataataaatgTAGTGattcagaattttcatttgttttttgaCCTGAATGGTATGGAGTCACAAATAAACAACCTGAAAAGACTCACTATTGCAAGCTCTAATGTTTTCATGGTACCATGCAACATTTCAAGAAGTTTTTCATCACTTCTGTATCTGGACTTTCATGATAATTTGCTTGCAAATAACCGTTTATATGAGACAATCTGTGAAGGTTCCTGGCCTTCATTGCAAACTTTAAATCTAAGCCAAAACTCTCTAAAATTTCTGGAAAAGACTGCAAACTGTACATCCCGTCTACCCAAACTGACTAATCTTGACATTAGCCGAAATAATTTTGGTGAGATTCCAGATGTGTGTGAATGGCCCAAAACCCTGAAGTATTTAAACCTCTCCAGCACTCAAATTCCTAAAGTAACAGCCTGCATTCCTCGATCGCTGGAAGTTTTGGATGTTAGTGCAAACAACCTGAAGGAGTTTGGACTGCAGCTCCCATCTCTGAAAGAGCTGTACCTCACAAAAAACCAGCTGAAGgccctgcctggtgctgcacCCATTCCAAACTTAGTGGCCTTGTCTGTCAGAAGAAACAAGCTGAACAGTTTCTCCAAAGAGGAGTTTGAGTCCTTCAAGAgaatggagctgctggatgccAGTGACAACAACTTCATCTGCTCCTGTGAGTACCTCTCCTTCATCCACCACGAGGCCAGGATAGCCCAGGTGCTGG GGTGGCCGGACGAGTACGTGTGTGACTCTCCGCTGGCGGTGAGAGGAGCGCAGGTTGGCGCCGTGCACCTGTCCCTGATGGAGTGCCACAGGTCCCTGGTGGTGTCGTTGATCTGCGTCCTGGTGTTCCTGgtcatcctgctgctggtggccgTCGGCTACAAGTACCACGTGGTCTGGTACATGCGGATGACGTGGGCATGGCTGCAAGCCAAGCGGAAGCCCAAGCGAGCCCCGCCCAAGGACGTCTGCTACGACGCTTTTGTCTCCTACAGCGAGAACGACTCCGACTGGGTGGAGAACACCAtggtgcaggagctggagcaggccTGCCCTCCCTTTCGGCTCTGCCTGCACAAGCGGGACTTTGTGCCTGGGAAGTGGATTGTGGACAACATCATCGACTCCATTGAGAAGAGCCGCAAAACGCTCTTTGTGCTGTCCGAGCACTTTGTGCAGAGCGAGTGGTGCAAATACGAGCTGGACTTCTCGCATTTCCGCCTCTTTGATGAGAACAACGACGCGGCGATTCTCATCCTCCTGGAGCCCATCCAGAGCAAAGCCATTCCCAAGAGGTTCTGCAAGCTGCGGAAGATCATGAACACAAAGACCTACCTGGAGTGGCCTGCTggtgaagagcagcagcaggtgttTTGGGAAAACTTGAAAGGAGCCTTGAAGTCATAG